The nucleotide sequence TacaaatggagaaactgaggcaagagaggGCAGCAAGTTGTCAAGGTCACCAGCCAGGTGGTGCTAGCCTGGGAAAGGTCTCCCCGCTGGCTGGTCACATTCTGTCCTCCCTCAGcggctggggagggaggaagggactgATAAGGAGCTGCTCTCTGACGCCAGCAGCCTTCGCACCCCACGCAGCCCCTGTACACACACAGCTCCCTCTAAAAGCATGACCTCCATGCCCCGCAGGGCACCTCCCCGAAGAGTCTTTCTCACAGTGGCCTGGAACCAGGAGGAGGCACCCAGCTCCTCGCCTACTTCCTCTTAGAGACTCTGTACAGAGGGGCTTAGGGACACAGGCTGACCCGAGAGGATCACAAGAGAAGGCCTCTGTGGAGTCCACaatgtgttcaagaccagcctgaacagCTAgcaagacccccacccccagataaaacagaggaaagagaatggcTCAGAAGTAGAGTACGGCTGAGGGCACacgaggtcctgggttctgttcctggaactgggggtgggggtggggggcatgtTCCTATTCTGTTTCTGGTAGAAAAAATGCAGAAAATTcaaaaaaactttaagacaaaCAGCATAATCACTTTCCtggattggtttttgttttgttttgtttgtgacagCATCTTGTAGCCCGGCGTGGCCGGCCTCCAACTCCCTATGTagcagaggataaccttgaactccttatcttcctgcttccatttcccaAGTTCTGAAACTACAGGTGTGCATCACACACCTCCCGGTTGATATGGAGCTGAGGATGAAGCGCTGGGCTTCCTTTGTACTCGGCAGGCACTCCATTGACTGAaacacatccccagccctttcctTCCATTTTCGTTAGGCAGAGATGACACTTGAACCTGCTTGGCTTCCTATTCTGACCTTGGGTACCTCTTCTCGTCAGAGGATTTCCCGTAGAGCTGTGCATTGGAGCCCCGTTCTTACTGACTATATAGCGTGCCTCCACACATAGGCTCTATGGGGTGAGCCTGGCCCCAGCAGTTGTTACTGGGGTTCATGTGATGAACCTCTttacacacagatttttttttctctttatttctgtaaAGGGACAGATTCCTTGAAGGGATCAAAGAGCAAGAGGCCTGCCATGGTCCCCAAGTTGAGAGCCTACCTGTACCACAGGGGACATTTAGGTCTCCTTACTGAGTTCTGACACTTAGCAGGACTCAGGAAACTCTTGTTGGATGAGTGAATGTCCTGACTTCGGGAATGTTCTTCAAGATGACCCCACAAGGCATCAAAATATGTTACAAGTTTGAAAATGCCTAAGGAATGAATTTTAGGCTTAGTGTGACAGACAGGCTCATCACTTCACCACTGGgcgaggctgaggcagaaggatcatgcattcaaggccaacctgggctatatagtatGACTCTCTCTCAAAAGCAacagcagtctttttttttttttttttttaagatttcatacCATGTCACAGAATCAAGTGAGGCATGAGGTTGGCTGGTCTCAGCCTTTTATGGTCTGTCAAAACAGGAGATGGCTCCGCCGCCATGCAAGCCTGGGACCAGAGCTCCATCTCTGGGACCCATAAAAAATATGCCAGGCAGAGCAGGACACATCTATAACCCCAAGGAGGGATGACCAATCagatccctgaaactgaccagccCGCTCTAAGTTGAGTCAAATCCATGACCTCCAGGTTCAGTGCAAGATCTCATCCTACAGTATGAGCGTGGTGTCTGAGGAATGACCCTGGAAGGTACTTCTGTCCCTCTTCTCAAGAGTGAACGAGGCCTAgcggtgtggctcagtggtagagcatgtgcctGCAGATCCCCtaaggaggggctggggagatggctcagcagttaagactacTTGAGGCTCTCACAGAAGACCAAGCACCTGCAgactcaactgtctgtaactcccactgcaggggatctgacaccctcttctggcctccatagacaccCACACATAATGGCATATCCTCAGTGCAGATGCTATAGATgcataatgtttttatttgttaattgcaAACGCTTTTTTTCTTggtggtactggggattgaacctgggatttcacacatgctagacaagtgctttcccagtaagccacactcCCTGCCCACTGATACTGTTTCAAAGAGCTGAAGATATGGTTCAGTGGGAAATCACTCACTTAGTCTGCGCAAGACTTTGGGTTACATTCAATAATAAAGTCtggcagtggctcacacctttaatcccagtacttgggaagcagaggcaggcagatctcaattcattcaaggctagcctgatctacagagtgaattcctggtcagccggggctacatagtaagtcaggctatactgaaaataaaaaaaaataatatatatttttatatattaagcATGTATTCAGTTTTGAGGGAGCATATCCTAGGGATTGAATCCAGAGCCTTGCTCTTGCTAGGTAAGGAGTCTACCTTAGCCAGGACCCTGCCCTGCTACCTCCTGTGTTATTCCTCAGGTACCATCCATCCTACTCACGGAGACCTGGAGTTCCCTGATTTGGCTgcactggctgaccagtgagttcTAGAgagccagctgtctctgcctccccagcactgggattaaaggcattaatGTACCTAGTTTTTTGTCCATGAGTCTGGCTTGAACTCCGGTACTTATGCTTGCAAAGGtgcaactgagccacctccccagtcctacTTTCTAGTTGGAGCCAGGGATGCTCAACTGGTCTTGCACCCACCCACGATGCTCCTGTCATAAGCAGATTTGACTCTTCTTCTAATATATACGCTACAACCTCCCTCTAAAACGGCTTCCACTCTCTACTCATCCTGTGCTCAGTGGAACATTAGGCAGTGTAGGAGAGGGAGGGCAGCCTGGAGCTCTGCCCGGCTCCGGTTCCTCTTGTATTCGTGCTGGCACCCATGTGGTGGACGAGAGGGCCAGGAGCAGGGACAGAGGCACCACAGAAACTCTTCTGCCACAGATCTACTCGCACCTGCGTTCCTACACCGTCCCGCAAGAGCAGCGCTTCGTCATCCGCCTCCTGTTCATTGTGCCCATCTACGCCTTCGACTCATggctcagcctcctcctcctcgggGGCCATCCATACTACGTCTACTTAGACTCTGTGCGAGACTGCTACGAAGGTGATACTCCAGGCTGGGCCTGCGGGAGCTCAGCGGGGACCCTCAGcttcacacacgcacacctacCTGCACACACTTCCCCTGCCATCATCCCCAAGGTGCCCTGTCTCAGCTGGGACCTGCTTCGGGGGTTGCGCAATCGGCAACCTCGATGCCTGGGACTCACAGTCTGAGTAAGCTCGCTCCCTCTCCTGGGGTATGCTGAGTGGATCTGGTGGCACCTGCATGCAGAGGGGTTCTGTGACTGACCCTCACTGTCATCCCCTGTCCCCCTGCAGCATTTGTCATCTACAGTTTCCTGGCCTTGTGCTTCCAATATCTGGGGGGAGAGAGCGCCATCATGGCTGAGATCCGTGGCAAACCCATCCGGTGAGTCCACCCACAGGCCCCGCCCCATCTGGGGCCCGAGCCAGGCCACACTGTAGAACCCCCAATTATCTTCCTAGTGATCTTAATGACATCTTCCTCATCTGCAGGTCCAGCTGCTTCCATGGGACCTGCTGCCTCCGTGGCATGTCCTATTCCATCACTTTCTTACGTTTCTGCAAACAGGTGAGGGggcctgcccaccccaccccgatGCCCTCACCCTACCCCACCCTATCCCAACCtcactcccttcccccacccatcCCAGGCCACACTACAGTTCTGCATCGTGAAACCTGTCATGGCTTTGACCACCATTATCCTCCAGGCTTTCGACAAATACCACGATGGGGACTTCAAGTAAGGGGGACTATGAGCAGGTGTCTGAGGGGCAGGGCTCCCCCGCAGGTCCCTTCCTCAAGCGgccttcttccccctctctgtgggctgtagctcagttgggaaagtgtgtgcctagcatgcatgagcgTCTGGGTTCTATCCCCAACTTCATAtaaactaggtgtggtggtggtacacacttgacatgtagcacttgggaggttgataGAGGAGGATTAAAAACTagaggtcatctttggctatctgaggagtttgaggccagcctgggctacatgaaatcctgcctcagaacaaacaaacaaaaacattgctAAGGTTGTGGGAGGGTCCAGGAAGACAGGCCACAGCTCTGGGGGAGGCGCCTGAACCATGTCCTATTCCTGAGGGGTAACCCCAGGCCCCCAACCACTACTCCCTTTGGTACTGTCTGAGGCCCTGGAGGGAGGATCTAGATGGAGCTATCCTGGGGGTTGGGTGCCCAGCCAGGGGACAGGCTAAAAGAGTGTCATGAGGGACTATTCTAACCAGCACTTCCTCTGACCCAGCATCCACAGCGGCTACCTGTATGTGACCGTCGTGTACAATGCCTCAGTTAGCCTGGCTCTCTATGCTCTGGTCCTTTTCTACTTTGCTACCAGAGACCTCCTGAGGCCCTTTGAGCCAATGCTCAAGTTCGTCACCATCAAAGCCatcatcttcctctccttctggCAGGGTGCGTGAGCCTGGGCAAGGGTGTGGGGCCAGGACTGGCATCCCTGGGACTTGGGTTCAGATCTGACCTCTATCTCAACCTTGTGTGCCTCGGCATCTGTAACCTTACGAAAAGTCAATAACTCAGCTGATCAGCTCAGAGCTGGCAGAGTCTGGAGGGGAGCCTGTTGACCGTGAGATCTGTCAACAGTAGGAAGCCTTGGCTTCCAGAACCCTGGTCCCCACCAAGCCCCCAGCAGGCCATGAGATCTCACTCAGTCCCCACAGCCAGCAGCATAAACGCAGGGATCCCCAGGCCCAAGTTGGATATGTCTGGGTGAGAAACAGGAACCCTGACTTTGAGGTACCCAGCCCTTCTCAACCACAGCCCCTCCACCAATGTGGTCAGTATCACAGAAATCCTGGGATAAGGCTAGCCTTTCCCCCTGCATACCCTCGGCTTCAGTAAGAACCTTGGCAGGGCTCAGCTTCCATCCAACAATGGGGCCTGAATGGTTGTCTATCTCTAGGAATGGTGCTGGCCATCTTGGAGAGGTGTAGGGTCATCCCTGAGGTCCAGGCCATGGACGGCACCAGGGTGGGGGCTGGTACCCTCGCCGCTGGCTACCAGAATTTCCTTATCTGCGTTGAGATGCTGTTTGCCTCGCTTGCGCTGCGCTATGCCTTTCCCAGTCAGGTGTActcagagaagaagaagaacacgCCAGGTGAGCTGGGCCCCACCACTGCAATGGCTCAGCCATGATGCCTATCCCTGGAGGGGTCTTAGCCAGGCAGGCAAGGGGAGATTGTGAGCTCTGAAAGATGTGGACAGAGGAAGCTACTCTCTTAATACTTGGTGCTTGCGGAGGGTGTCAAGAGTGGCTGAGTTGGCTGTCCTAGTAAGTGTGCTGACTGGCCACATGGCTGGTGACTGCATGGCTCCTGGCCACTCAAGGTAGGAATCTATTCAAAGATAGCCCAAGACCAAGGCTAAGACACAGGagcgcctttaatccaagcactcgggaagcagagacaggcagatctctgtgagttagaggacagcctgggctacaagagcgagttccaggacaactagggctgttacacagagaaaccctgtctcaaaaaactaaaagagagagagagagagagagaaggaagaaagatggcTGAAGGAGCTGAGCTGGGTCTCTAGTCTAAGGTCACCTATTAGCCAATGGCAAGGCCTGGACATGCTGGATCCTCAGACCCAGATAGCCCAAGGTGAGACAGGGCTGAGGGACTGGGTTAATGAAGCGGGGTGCTGTGGACCAGAGGACCTGTGACTCAGGCCCACATGTTCTACCTTTCAGCCCCGCCAGCACCTATGCAGAGTATATCCAGTGGCTTAAAGGAGACCATCAGTCCACAGGACATCGTCCAGGATGCCATCCATAACTTCTCACCAGCATACCAGCAGTATACACAGCAGTCCACACACGAAGCTCCTGGGCCTGGCCAGGGTGGGCACCCATCATCCAGCACCCACCCTGGCCCAGCCAGCAGCTCCGGAGGGGGTAAGAAGAGTCGCAACATAGAGAAACACATGCTGATTCCGTCAGAGGACCTGTAGGGGCATGGGGTGTGTGGAGCCTAGCAGGGGACCCACCCATCAGCATTTCTTTTGACAGAGGCCCAGCCTCTTCTGAGAGCTCACTGGGGGGCGCATTGGGCCTCTCTATTCCCTGTGTATCGCCCAGAGCGAAGTCACCAGGGCAAATTGGACAAACCTAAGGACCCAGTGAGATGTCTTAGTTACAGCCTGCAGGTGGCGCTATGAGTTGGCCCTTCCTTCCACAGGCAGAAGCAGTGCGTGGTAGATCTGCAGAGAGAGATGGCCAGGGAGAATGGGCCCAGTCACTCAGGCCTGGGGAGCCACACAGCCTCGGCCTGGCTGTGGCTATCTTAGATGTATGAAGAAGGCCCTTTGTCCTGCGTTCTAGCACAGATACTTGTCCAAGCCCTCCCAGGGGCAGCCTAACCTATTCAGCACAACAGGGTTGCCAGGGCACCAGCCTGCCAGCTACTGACTGCTTATTTATAGATAAACTCCTTGCATTTTTTAGAGTTTGTTGGGCTTTCTTTTCATGTGGGGCTTGTCTTCTGAGTGATGGATCCCTAAGTAGTGGGTTCGCTGGGGCCCACGGAGCAAGGCTGGGTGTCAGAAACAGCCAAggtgtgagccacgatgtggctCAGAGCAGTATAGGGCAAAGGGTGTGGACCTTGTCCCCAGATGACCAGCTCTGTTCCACAACAAAAGTTGGGACAGTCACCTCCCTCTGAACCTCAGGTTGGCCCAACCCTAAAGTGTTTTATAAAGCTTGTGGCACACAGCCTAGCATGCCTGAGTACAGGGACTCAGGCCTGGGAGCCcccttctgtctttcctcttcctgtgtACCCAGTTCAGTGCTCAGGGAGTCTGGGATAGGCTAGACTGGCTTTGGAAACACGGAGGACAAAGGTAACAGGGGTAGGGAGTCAGCGACCAGACAGAAGTGCCTGGTGGAAACCACCTAGAAACAGCATCGCTTTGCCCAGTTGCcagctcccagagcccacagTATCAGACAAGGCGGCTGCACTTCTCTGCCTTCTTGTTCTTGGGgcccagagacaggaggagtcaAGGCCAGTGGCGTCTCCCTGGCTCTTCTGGGTTGATAAGATAGACTCTGTTCCTCCCTGCACCTGACTGCACCCACACCCACTTATCTGCCTTCTGGGACGGGCAGGCCCACAGGGTGGCCCCCTCAGCCCACACAGTCAGCAGAACTGGGAGGGGCTCAATACTCCGAGAGTCCTACACTCTAGAGGCTCAGCGCTGGCCTTCAAATACGAGAGGAGGCTTAGAGGAGGCTTAGGGCTCGGCCAGCAGGGGGCTGCCTTCCTTTGCCCTGGAGAGGCCATAAGCAGCGACAAGCTAGGAAGGATCCGCTTCCCAGGAGCTCAGACACAAAGTAAGATCCCAGGCCTTGGGCAGTATCTGGGGTCTGCACTTTAGAGAGAAGGCCAAACTGACATCACtaaacacccacacatgcaccAGGAACCTCTGTACCCTGGTCCTGGGGAAGGTGTGCCAACCAAAGAAATTCAACAAGTTGCCTGCAGTTACTGAGCCAGTAGGGGATGCTACCAGTAGGGGTCACTGCGCCttgcttccctctccccctccacctctATTCAGACATGCCTCAGTCCAACTTGACACCAAGCAAAGTTGGGCCATGGTTATCATGGAATGTGGCTGTGGACTAACTCAGAAGGATCTGACCAGGCCAAGGTGGTCAAAGAATAATGGGAAGTCATCGGAATACCAGAGAAAGAAGGGGGC is from Microtus pennsylvanicus isolate mMicPen1 chromosome 1, mMicPen1.hap1, whole genome shotgun sequence and encodes:
- the Tmem184a gene encoding transmembrane protein 184A isoform X1 codes for the protein MTSQASHEARPLRPGPKSFLLTEMRNASGFLKTAGAPLVSATWIPPSPSPAMPMVAAGPQMERVDNGSQGPHQLFLTSALARGVSGVFVWTALLLTCHQIYSHLRSYTVPQEQRFVIRLLFIVPIYAFDSWLSLLLLGGHPYYVYLDSVRDCYEAFVIYSFLALCFQYLGGESAIMAEIRGKPIRSSCFHGTCCLRGMSYSITFLRFCKQATLQFCIVKPVMALTTIILQAFDKYHDGDFNIHSGYLYVTVVYNASVSLALYALVLFYFATRDLLRPFEPMLKFVTIKAIIFLSFWQGMVLAILERCRVIPEVQAMDGTRVGAGTLAAGYQNFLICVEMLFASLALRYAFPSQVYSEKKKNTPAPPAPMQSISSGLKETISPQDIVQDAIHNFSPAYQQYTQQSTHEAPGPGQGGHPSSSTHPGPASSSGGGKKSRNIEKHMLIPSEDL
- the Tmem184a gene encoding transmembrane protein 184A isoform X2 produces the protein MTSQASHEARPLRPGPKSFLLTEMRNASGFLKTAGAPLVSATWIPPSPSPAMPMVAAGPQMERVDNGSQGPHQLFLTSALARGVSGVFVWTALLLTCHQIYSHLRSYTVPQEQRFVIRLLFIVPIYAFDSWLSLLLLGGHPYYVYLDSVRDCYEAFVIYSFLALCFQYLGGESAIMAEIRGKPIRSSCFHGTCCLRGMSYSITFLRFCKQATLQFCIVKPVMALTTIILQAFDKYHDGDFNIHSGYLYVTVVYNASVSLALYALVLFYFATRDLLRPFEPMLKFVTIKAIIFLSFWQGMVLAILERCRVIPEVQAMDGTRVGAGTLAAGYQNFLICVEMLFASLALRYAFPSQVYSEKKKNTPAPPAPMQSISSGLKETISPQDIVQDAIHNFSPAYQQYTQQSTHEAPGPGQGGHPSSSTHPGPASSSGGGRSSAW
- the Tmem184a gene encoding transmembrane protein 184A isoform X3, encoding MEMRNASGFLKTAGAPLVSATWIPPSPSPAMPMVAAGPQMERVDNGSQGPHQLFLTSALARGVSGVFVWTALLLTCHQIYSHLRSYTVPQEQRFVIRLLFIVPIYAFDSWLSLLLLGGHPYYVYLDSVRDCYEAFVIYSFLALCFQYLGGESAIMAEIRGKPIRSSCFHGTCCLRGMSYSITFLRFCKQATLQFCIVKPVMALTTIILQAFDKYHDGDFNIHSGYLYVTVVYNASVSLALYALVLFYFATRDLLRPFEPMLKFVTIKAIIFLSFWQGMVLAILERCRVIPEVQAMDGTRVGAGTLAAGYQNFLICVEMLFASLALRYAFPSQVYSEKKKNTPAPPAPMQSISSGLKETISPQDIVQDAIHNFSPAYQQYTQQSTHEAPGPGQGGHPSSSTHPGPASSSGGGKKSRNIEKHMLIPSEDL